The proteins below are encoded in one region of Microbispora sp. NBC_01189:
- a CDS encoding hydantoinase B/oxoprolinase family protein produces the protein MTGRIADPVLVEIVEGTLASVETEVETAIARTARSPMIRDAHDFRAGIHDARLRKLTGRSYSALVQPVVRDFPIETMRPGDVFFHNDVYLSEGGIGHLPDLCVTVPVFHDGEVVAFVQAFGHHDDIGGAVPGSMPSHARSAFEEGLMVPPIRLWDQGVPNRAALTIMTRNSRMPDALAGDLDAECSACLMGARRLGELFGRYGREAVEACFDAIISKTTETFRRELLAKIPEGVHVWEDYAEHDGVDEPRLHTQRITLTVDHSADTPLTIDFTGTSAQAKGPINHAGDYAGGVFLKKWLAPILRNLADTPERMAQLDVNEGVVPLIRMVFPEKGTLLTPIFPAPTNARTFVILRLLGVLAGVLAKATGGRMPADQETIRYTGVYGESDDGPYLMREVLGGGSGGRWYADGEDTIHVVPDSRNIPAEFAEARWPFRVERLGLAVDSGGPGEFRGGLGYDKHIRMLRDASFMSIADRSILSCWGVNGGRAGRPFQVTVDGVEMEGLVDDFPVRAGQVIRIRTTGGGGWGSPYDRTAERVAADVRDGKVSFEGAREDYGVVLTGTRDDLVVDAEATARLRERLRETTPAAFFDRGPGYPRLSGGLPHAEVDIV, from the coding sequence ATGACCGGTAGGATCGCCGACCCCGTGCTCGTGGAGATCGTGGAGGGCACGCTCGCCTCGGTCGAGACGGAGGTGGAGACCGCGATCGCGCGGACCGCCCGCTCGCCGATGATCCGCGACGCGCACGACTTCCGGGCCGGCATCCACGACGCGCGGCTGCGCAAGCTGACCGGCCGTTCCTATTCGGCGCTGGTGCAGCCGGTCGTCCGCGACTTCCCGATCGAGACGATGCGGCCCGGCGACGTGTTCTTCCACAACGACGTCTACCTGTCCGAGGGCGGCATCGGCCACCTGCCCGACCTGTGCGTGACGGTGCCCGTCTTCCACGACGGCGAGGTCGTCGCGTTCGTCCAGGCGTTCGGCCACCACGACGACATCGGTGGTGCGGTGCCGGGATCGATGCCCTCGCACGCGCGCAGCGCGTTCGAGGAGGGCCTGATGGTCCCGCCGATCAGGCTCTGGGACCAGGGGGTGCCCAACCGCGCCGCCCTCACGATCATGACGCGCAACTCCCGCATGCCCGACGCACTGGCGGGGGATCTCGACGCCGAGTGCTCGGCCTGCCTCATGGGCGCCCGGCGTCTCGGCGAGCTGTTCGGCCGGTACGGCCGGGAGGCGGTCGAGGCCTGCTTCGACGCGATCATCTCCAAGACGACCGAAACCTTCCGGCGGGAACTGCTGGCGAAGATTCCCGAGGGCGTCCACGTCTGGGAGGACTACGCCGAGCACGACGGCGTGGACGAGCCGCGCCTGCACACCCAGCGGATCACGCTGACCGTTGACCACTCCGCGGACACCCCGCTGACCATCGACTTCACCGGCACCTCGGCGCAGGCCAAGGGGCCGATCAACCACGCCGGCGACTACGCCGGCGGCGTCTTCCTGAAGAAGTGGCTGGCGCCGATCCTGCGCAACCTCGCCGACACCCCCGAGCGGATGGCCCAGCTCGACGTGAACGAGGGCGTCGTGCCGCTGATCAGGATGGTCTTCCCGGAGAAGGGCACCCTGCTCACGCCGATCTTCCCCGCCCCCACCAACGCCCGTACGTTCGTGATCCTCCGCCTGCTCGGCGTGCTGGCGGGCGTGCTGGCCAAGGCGACCGGCGGCCGGATGCCGGCCGACCAGGAGACGATCCGCTACACCGGCGTGTACGGCGAGTCGGACGACGGGCCGTACCTCATGCGCGAGGTGCTCGGCGGCGGGTCGGGCGGGCGCTGGTACGCCGACGGGGAGGACACCATCCACGTCGTGCCCGACAGCCGCAACATCCCCGCGGAGTTCGCCGAGGCACGCTGGCCGTTCCGGGTCGAGCGGCTGGGCCTGGCGGTGGACAGCGGCGGGCCGGGGGAGTTCCGCGGCGGCCTCGGCTACGACAAGCACATCCGGATGCTGCGGGACGCCTCGTTCATGTCGATCGCCGACCGCTCGATCCTGTCGTGCTGGGGCGTCAACGGCGGCCGGGCCGGCCGGCCCTTCCAGGTCACGGTCGACGGCGTGGAGATGGAGGGCCTGGTCGACGACTTCCCCGTACGCGCCGGGCAGGTCATCCGCATCCGTACGACCGGGGGAGGCGGCTGGGGCTCGCCGTACGACCGGACGGCCGAGCGCGTCGCCGCCGACGTCCGCGACGGGAAGGTCTCCTTCGAGGGCGCGCGTGAGGACTACGGCGTCGTCCTGACCGGCACCCGCGACGACCTCGTCGTGGACGCCGAGGCGACGGCGCGTCTGCGGGAGCGGCTGCGGGAGACGACGCCCGCGGCCTTCTTCGACCGCGGGCCCGGCTATCCCCGGCTCTCCGGCGGCCTCCCGCACGCCGAGGTCGACATCGTGTGA
- a CDS encoding pyridoxal phosphate-dependent aminotransferase → MREPLVRRMREFGTTVFATMTKLAVETGSINLGQGFPDTDGPERMLERAAEAVRGGLNQYPPGPGLPELRQAVAEHRKQWYGLAYDPDGEVLVTVGATEAIAAAILALCEPGDEVVVFEPYYDSYAAAVALAGAVRRAVTLRVDAGRFTFDPAELEAAITPRTRAILVNSPHNPTGTVFTREELECVARVCREHDLVAVTDEVYEHLAFDGVEHVPLATLPGMRERTIMISSAGKTFSVTGWKTGWLCAPESLTAAVRTVKQFLTYTASAPWQSAIAYALREEMDWVESQRASLQAKRDRLMAGLEEAGFGVLRPAGTYFVQTDIRPLGFTDGLDLARRLPELAGVVAIPTQVFYDHPDRGRHFLRFAFCKRDEVIDEAVTRLRRLS, encoded by the coding sequence GTGAGAGAGCCTCTGGTGCGGCGGATGCGGGAGTTCGGCACGACCGTGTTCGCCACGATGACGAAGCTGGCCGTGGAGACGGGCTCGATCAACCTGGGGCAGGGTTTCCCGGACACCGACGGGCCGGAGCGCATGCTGGAGCGGGCGGCCGAGGCCGTCCGGGGCGGCCTCAACCAGTATCCGCCCGGCCCCGGCCTGCCCGAGTTGCGCCAGGCGGTCGCCGAGCATCGCAAGCAGTGGTACGGCCTCGCCTACGACCCCGACGGGGAGGTCCTCGTCACCGTCGGCGCCACCGAGGCCATCGCCGCGGCGATCCTCGCGCTGTGCGAACCGGGCGACGAGGTGGTCGTCTTCGAGCCCTACTACGACTCCTACGCCGCGGCCGTCGCGCTCGCGGGCGCCGTGCGCAGGGCGGTCACGCTGCGCGTGGACGCGGGGCGGTTCACCTTCGACCCGGCCGAGCTGGAAGCCGCGATCACGCCCCGCACCCGCGCGATCCTGGTCAACTCGCCGCACAACCCCACCGGGACCGTGTTCACCCGGGAGGAACTGGAGTGCGTCGCCCGCGTGTGCCGCGAGCACGACCTGGTCGCCGTCACCGACGAGGTCTACGAGCACCTCGCCTTCGACGGTGTCGAGCACGTGCCGCTGGCCACCCTGCCCGGCATGCGCGAGCGTACGATCATGATCTCGTCGGCGGGCAAGACGTTCAGCGTCACCGGCTGGAAGACCGGCTGGCTGTGCGCCCCGGAGTCCCTCACCGCCGCCGTGCGGACGGTCAAGCAGTTCCTCACCTACACAGCGAGCGCCCCCTGGCAGTCCGCGATCGCGTACGCGCTGCGCGAGGAGATGGACTGGGTCGAGTCCCAGAGAGCGTCCCTGCAGGCCAAGCGTGACCGGCTGATGGCCGGGCTGGAGGAGGCGGGATTCGGAGTGCTGCGGCCGGCCGGCACCTACTTCGTGCAGACCGACATCCGGCCGCTCGGTTTCACCGACGGGCTCGACCTCGCCCGGCGGCTGCCCGAGCTGGCGGGGGTAGTCGCCATCCCCACCCAGGTCTTCTACGACCACCCGGACCGCGGCCGCCACTTCCTGCGCTTCGCCTTCTGCAAGCGGGACGAGGTCATCGACGAGGCCGTCACCCGCCTCCGCCGCCTCTCCTGA
- a CDS encoding DUF418 domain-containing protein has protein sequence MPFERPEPPAYRSVTVGRIRRVDALRGFAVCGIMLVNTWQRTAVGRDPSPFGWVMENLVQSRFYPIFAFLFGLSFALFLGAARKRTARPRVVLLRRLAVLAVLGAAHTVVHPGGVLLPYALLGVAVLLPASLLPRWTVLLLGCGTLAAALLGSEPYVLITALFLLGLAAAPSVADGVGGMGRTWVLAAVCAAAGALTAGLTWWWNHAPPGGGVYQAAAVSGAAAYAAAFLLLARRTALFEALGRMALTNYVTGTLVIAVVPPRPSGGGSGAVVVGLTVVTLAAQAAFSRWWLARHRYGPLERVWRTLTWWGEPPAGQTGSRDPHSAVPDPRRPRPEDQPRDRA, from the coding sequence ATGCCGTTCGAACGGCCGGAGCCGCCGGCGTACCGGAGCGTGACGGTGGGGAGGATCCGGCGGGTCGACGCGCTGCGCGGGTTCGCCGTCTGCGGGATCATGCTGGTGAACACCTGGCAGCGGACGGCGGTGGGGCGCGACCCGTCCCCTTTCGGCTGGGTGATGGAGAACCTGGTCCAGAGCCGCTTCTACCCGATCTTCGCGTTCCTGTTCGGTCTGTCCTTCGCGCTGTTCCTCGGCGCGGCGCGGAAGCGCACCGCCCGTCCCCGGGTCGTCCTGCTCCGGCGCCTCGCGGTGCTGGCCGTGCTGGGCGCGGCGCACACCGTGGTCCATCCCGGCGGGGTGCTGCTGCCGTACGCGCTGCTGGGAGTGGCGGTCCTGCTCCCGGCGAGCCTGCTGCCCCGGTGGACGGTGCTACTGCTCGGCTGCGGCACGCTGGCCGCCGCCCTGCTCGGCTCCGAGCCGTACGTGCTGATCACCGCGCTGTTCCTGCTCGGCCTGGCCGCCGCCCCGAGCGTGGCGGACGGCGTGGGGGGCATGGGCCGGACGTGGGTCCTCGCCGCCGTCTGCGCGGCGGCGGGGGCGCTCACGGCCGGGCTGACCTGGTGGTGGAACCACGCGCCGCCCGGGGGCGGGGTCTACCAGGCGGCGGCGGTGAGCGGCGCGGCCGCCTACGCCGCGGCGTTCCTGCTGCTCGCCCGCCGGACGGCCCTGTTCGAAGCCCTGGGACGGATGGCGCTGACCAACTACGTCACCGGCACACTGGTGATCGCGGTGGTGCCGCCGCGGCCGTCCGGCGGTGGTTCCGGCGCCGTCGTCGTGGGGCTCACCGTCGTGACCCTGGCCGCGCAGGCCGCCTTCAGCCGGTGGTGGCTGGCCCGCCACCGGTACGGCCCGCTGGAGCGGGTGTGGCGGACGCTCACCTGGTGGGGAGAGCCGCCCGCCGGGCAGACTGGGAGCCGTGACCCGCATAGCGCTGTGCCAGATCCCCGTCGACCACGACCCGAAGACCAACCTCGAGACCGTGCGTGA
- a CDS encoding carboxyl transferase domain-containing protein — MTRPDARALIARVLDPHSWKSWDGPPLDRAAPGSEYAAELARVRARTGYDESVVTGEGTLDGRRVAVMACEFSFLAGSIGVAAAERLVRAVERATSERLPLLAAPASGGTRMQEGALAFTQMVKITAAVGAHRAAGLPYVVYLRHPTTGGVFASWGSLGHVTAAEPGALIGFLGPRVFESLHGYPFPEGVQVAENLHAHGLVDAVVSAEDAREIAIRALAVLCAPRSGLSPGPEPEEAAEPVPAWEAVTRSRRDDRPGIRELLKHGAHDVTPLHGTGTGERDPGLLLALARFGTAPAVVLGQDRRRRGGSGLGPAGLRVARRGMRLASELGLPLVTVVDTAGAALSRAAEEGGLAAEIARCLADLVMLDAPTVCLLLGEGAGGAALALLPADRVVCAQHAWLSPLPPEGASALLYRTVDFAPEIAAAQGVRATDLRRNGIVDRVVPERPDAAYEPEAFCGRVAGTLEHEIAGLLARPAEERAAVRSARYRALGL, encoded by the coding sequence GTGACCAGGCCGGACGCGCGCGCTCTGATCGCGCGGGTGCTCGACCCGCACTCGTGGAAATCGTGGGACGGGCCGCCGCTCGACCGGGCGGCGCCGGGGTCGGAGTACGCGGCCGAGCTCGCCCGGGTGCGGGCCAGGACGGGATACGACGAGTCGGTCGTCACCGGGGAGGGGACCCTCGACGGCCGCCGCGTCGCCGTGATGGCCTGCGAGTTCTCCTTCCTAGCCGGTTCGATCGGGGTGGCGGCGGCCGAACGGCTCGTGCGGGCCGTCGAGCGGGCCACCTCCGAACGGCTGCCGCTGCTGGCCGCCCCGGCCAGTGGGGGCACCCGGATGCAGGAGGGCGCCCTGGCCTTCACCCAGATGGTGAAGATCACCGCCGCGGTCGGCGCGCACCGCGCCGCCGGGTTGCCGTACGTCGTCTACCTGCGGCACCCGACCACGGGCGGGGTGTTCGCGTCGTGGGGCTCGCTCGGGCACGTCACCGCCGCCGAGCCGGGAGCGCTGATCGGCTTCCTCGGGCCACGGGTGTTCGAGTCGCTGCACGGCTACCCGTTCCCGGAAGGCGTCCAGGTCGCGGAGAACCTCCACGCCCACGGGCTGGTCGACGCCGTTGTCTCGGCCGAGGACGCCCGGGAGATCGCGATCAGGGCGCTGGCCGTGCTCTGCGCGCCCCGCTCGGGGCTGTCGCCCGGCCCGGAGCCCGAGGAGGCGGCCGAGCCGGTCCCGGCGTGGGAGGCGGTGACCCGCTCCCGGCGCGACGACCGGCCCGGCATCCGCGAGCTGCTGAAACACGGGGCGCACGACGTCACCCCGCTGCACGGCACCGGCACCGGCGAGCGCGACCCCGGACTGCTGCTCGCGCTGGCGAGGTTCGGCACGGCACCCGCCGTCGTCCTCGGCCAGGACCGGCGGCGGCGCGGCGGCAGCGGGCTCGGCCCCGCCGGTCTGCGGGTGGCCCGGCGCGGCATGCGCCTGGCCAGCGAACTGGGCCTTCCCCTGGTCACGGTCGTCGACACGGCCGGAGCGGCGCTGTCCAGGGCCGCCGAGGAGGGCGGCCTCGCCGCCGAGATCGCCCGCTGCCTGGCCGACCTCGTCATGCTCGACGCGCCGACCGTGTGCCTGCTGCTGGGGGAGGGCGCCGGCGGCGCGGCGCTGGCCCTGCTCCCGGCCGACCGGGTCGTCTGCGCGCAGCACGCCTGGTTGTCCCCGCTTCCGCCCGAAGGCGCGTCGGCGCTGCTGTACCGGACCGTCGACTTCGCCCCCGAGATCGCCGCGGCGCAGGGTGTCCGCGCCACCGACCTGCGACGGAACGGGATCGTCGACCGGGTGGTCCCGGAACGTCCCGACGCGGCGTACGAGCCGGAGGCGTTCTGCGGCCGGGTCGCCGGGACGCTGGAGCACGAGATCGCCGGCCTGCTCGCCCGCCCGGCGGAGGAGCGGGCGGCCGTCCGGTCCGCCCGCTACCGCGCCCTCGGTCTCTGA
- a CDS encoding tetratricopeptide repeat protein produces MLLPATTNVASNALPDSWRSSLWLAWPICILLAIPVLVMELRTRHGMPAGHTPPPVTVVPNGDAQLWNIPAPAKEFSNRRAEFRRIGTILMRGSGRALLLCGMGGVGKTQLALAYAHRQRSSVSLGWWIPAGSRTSAISALAELGRLLNLTSATAESTAKEVVGLLSERAGWLLIFDDARIGEDLLDLVPVTSGGQVLITSRNPQFDRLAETLLLQVFPQEEASRFLRNRAGDTDQDSSAKLAARLGGLPLALEQAGAYCRDSGIGLRDYLQRYDSSRARLLRHGSGLNRVSVEATLELSFDWVARRDTAAIQLLRVLSVMAPTEVPRGLPAMNPSALPRALARACADVVGLDQTIATLLQASLLTSATAEHIRVHQLISDVLRDRITADGNRGLRWLRVLQAKVVPGRDPSSSWSVARWVNAALALLWAGVQVDERHPDGWRRASILLPHAEKVWTYLTNGAATSRDRELVLAAQLFGELGIRLFRSGDYAVAEELCRRAWRIGQGKLSDADPRLLRMTDCLAQVTHGLGNLGEARDLYEQILPVYRRAFGEDHPDTIQTMNNLGGVLMEQEEHLPQARHLYEQVVSTRLRTLGKRDNETLIAMNNLGKACRRLGDLSTAHTLAAETVRLGGELLGEEHPDNLVRMNNLAEVLRARGDLEDARALHQKVLALRREVLGEAHPANLVSMNNLARVMRLLGDTTPALHLYEESLRLARQVVGESHPSFTAAENGVRECLGDQHRMDGGE; encoded by the coding sequence GTGCTGCTGCCGGCGACGACGAATGTCGCTTCGAATGCTCTTCCCGACTCCTGGCGATCGAGCCTGTGGCTTGCGTGGCCCATCTGCATACTGCTCGCGATTCCCGTGCTGGTGATGGAGTTGCGCACACGGCACGGCATGCCTGCCGGACATACACCTCCCCCGGTTACGGTTGTCCCTAACGGCGACGCCCAACTCTGGAACATCCCGGCTCCCGCAAAGGAATTCAGCAACCGGAGAGCGGAGTTTCGCAGGATCGGCACGATATTGATGCGAGGAAGCGGCCGAGCGCTTCTGCTGTGCGGCATGGGAGGTGTCGGGAAAACACAGCTCGCTCTCGCTTACGCACATCGCCAACGCTCGTCGGTATCTTTGGGATGGTGGATCCCGGCGGGGAGCCGAACGTCGGCGATCTCTGCCCTGGCAGAGCTCGGCCGCCTACTGAACCTGACCTCCGCGACCGCCGAGTCCACAGCGAAGGAAGTTGTTGGATTGCTCAGCGAGCGAGCGGGATGGTTACTCATATTCGACGACGCCAGGATCGGCGAGGACCTGCTGGATCTGGTACCCGTCACGTCAGGCGGCCAGGTCCTCATAACGTCCAGGAACCCGCAATTCGATCGCCTCGCCGAGACGCTGCTCCTACAGGTGTTTCCACAGGAAGAGGCCTCTCGTTTCTTGCGCAACCGCGCCGGCGACACCGACCAGGACTCCTCCGCGAAACTGGCGGCGAGGCTTGGCGGCCTGCCTCTCGCACTGGAGCAGGCGGGCGCCTACTGCCGCGACTCCGGCATCGGTCTCCGTGACTACCTGCAGCGCTACGACTCCAGTCGGGCACGCCTGCTCCGGCATGGCTCAGGTCTCAATCGTGTCAGCGTGGAGGCGACGCTAGAGCTCTCCTTCGACTGGGTCGCGCGACGCGATACCGCGGCCATTCAGCTCCTTCGCGTTCTCTCGGTGATGGCGCCGACGGAGGTTCCCCGAGGTCTGCCCGCGATGAACCCGTCCGCACTTCCTCGCGCGCTTGCGCGCGCCTGTGCCGATGTCGTGGGGCTCGATCAGACCATCGCGACGCTCCTCCAGGCGTCCCTTCTCACCTCGGCCACCGCCGAGCACATCCGTGTTCACCAGTTGATCTCCGACGTGCTCCGGGACAGGATCACAGCCGATGGCAACCGCGGCTTGCGATGGTTACGCGTCTTGCAGGCGAAAGTCGTACCGGGGAGAGACCCGTCCTCGTCCTGGAGCGTCGCACGCTGGGTGAACGCGGCTTTGGCTCTTCTGTGGGCAGGAGTCCAAGTAGACGAACGGCACCCGGATGGGTGGAGGCGCGCCTCCATCCTCCTTCCTCATGCGGAGAAGGTCTGGACGTACCTCACGAACGGAGCGGCGACATCTCGTGACAGAGAGTTGGTTCTCGCCGCACAACTGTTCGGCGAGCTTGGCATTCGACTCTTCCGGAGCGGCGACTACGCGGTGGCCGAAGAGTTGTGCCGCCGAGCCTGGCGCATCGGTCAGGGAAAACTCTCCGACGCGGACCCACGCCTGCTGCGCATGACGGACTGTCTTGCCCAGGTCACGCACGGACTCGGGAATCTGGGCGAAGCGAGAGATCTCTATGAGCAGATTCTCCCTGTTTACCGCCGCGCCTTCGGAGAGGATCACCCGGACACCATCCAGACGATGAACAACTTGGGCGGTGTCCTCATGGAGCAGGAGGAGCACCTCCCCCAGGCGAGACACCTGTACGAGCAGGTCGTTTCCACACGGTTGCGCACACTTGGTAAACGCGATAATGAAACTCTGATCGCCATGAACAATCTCGGCAAGGCGTGCCGCCGTCTTGGGGACCTTTCCACGGCCCATACTCTCGCCGCGGAGACAGTGAGGCTCGGGGGCGAACTGCTGGGAGAGGAGCATCCCGACAATCTCGTGCGGATGAACAACCTCGCGGAGGTGTTGCGCGCGCGAGGCGATTTGGAAGATGCGCGTGCTCTCCATCAGAAGGTCCTCGCGCTGCGGCGCGAGGTTCTGGGCGAGGCTCATCCGGCGAACCTCGTCTCCATGAACAACCTCGCCCGGGTCATGCGCCTGCTCGGCGACACGACCCCTGCCCTCCACCTGTACGAAGAGTCACTGAGACTGGCTCGGCAGGTCGTGGGTGAGAGTCATCCGTCCTTCACCGCAGCCGAGAACGGGGTGCGGGAATGCCTGGGAGACCAGCACCGGATGGATGGTGGAGAGTAG
- a CDS encoding ATP-binding protein encodes MNDDSDLRGVRLLRRAVFPAERSSVAAVRRWVRGLVADHPRADDAVLLVSELVTNSIVHTRSAAVGVVVLFEEDGGLQVEVVDEGGEAGPCVRARSSGEPPESGHGLRLLRALADQWGFSEERPHRVVWFAFAPGGAHTMSTSACGRPPESRG; translated from the coding sequence ATGAACGACGACAGCGACCTCCGGGGAGTCCGGCTGCTGAGGCGGGCCGTGTTTCCGGCCGAACGGTCGTCCGTGGCCGCTGTCAGGAGGTGGGTGCGCGGGCTCGTCGCGGATCACCCGCGAGCGGACGACGCGGTGCTGCTGGTCTCAGAGCTGGTGACCAACTCGATAGTGCATACGCGGTCGGCCGCCGTCGGCGTCGTGGTCCTCTTCGAGGAGGACGGCGGCCTGCAGGTCGAGGTCGTCGACGAGGGAGGGGAGGCGGGTCCGTGCGTACGCGCCCGCTCCTCCGGCGAGCCGCCTGAGTCGGGGCACGGCCTGCGGCTGCTGCGCGCCCTGGCCGACCAGTGGGGGTTCTCCGAGGAGCGTCCGCACCGCGTGGTGTGGTTCGCCTTCGCTCCCGGTGGCGCTCACACGATGTCGACCTCGGCGTGCGGGAGGCCGCCGGAGAGCCGGGGATAG
- a CDS encoding carbon-nitrogen hydrolase family protein: MTRIALCQIPVDHDPKTNLETVRDALARVPGADLAVFPEATLTRFGRGVTHTAEPLDGPFVTGLAEAAREHGVAVIAGVFEPAEDGRVWNTAVALRPDGSLAAAYRKIHLFDSFGAKESTLVAPGDEPVVVELAGLRIGLVTCYDVRFPELARALVDLGADTFAVIAAWGSGPLKEDHWTTLVRARAIENTTCTIAVGQAPNPAIPDGFGVGRSMLVDPMGVARHDLGPGPGVLVAEIDPAWTATARATVPSLEHRRLGVGRS, encoded by the coding sequence GTGACCCGCATAGCGCTGTGCCAGATCCCCGTCGACCACGACCCGAAGACCAACCTCGAGACCGTGCGTGACGCCCTCGCCCGGGTGCCGGGAGCGGACCTCGCCGTGTTCCCCGAGGCCACGCTCACCCGGTTCGGGCGGGGCGTGACGCACACGGCCGAACCGCTCGACGGACCGTTCGTCACCGGCCTCGCCGAGGCGGCGCGTGAGCACGGCGTCGCCGTCATCGCCGGCGTCTTCGAACCCGCCGAGGACGGCCGGGTGTGGAACACCGCCGTCGCCCTGCGGCCGGACGGCTCGCTCGCCGCGGCCTACCGGAAGATCCACCTGTTCGACTCCTTCGGGGCGAAGGAGTCGACCCTGGTCGCGCCGGGGGACGAACCGGTGGTCGTGGAGCTCGCCGGGCTCAGGATCGGCCTGGTCACCTGCTACGACGTCCGGTTTCCCGAGCTGGCGCGAGCACTGGTGGACCTGGGCGCGGACACGTTCGCGGTGATCGCCGCCTGGGGCTCGGGGCCGCTGAAGGAGGACCACTGGACCACGCTCGTCAGGGCCAGGGCGATCGAGAACACCACCTGCACGATCGCCGTCGGCCAGGCGCCCAACCCCGCCATACCGGACGGGTTCGGCGTCGGCCGCAGCATGCTCGTGGATCCGATGGGCGTCGCCCGCCACGACCTGGGGCCCGGCCCCGGCGTGCTGGTCGCGGAGATCGACCCCGCCTGGACGGCGACCGCACGCGCCACCGTCCCCTCGCTGGAACATCGACGGCTGGGTGTCGGCAGATCGTAA